A single genomic interval of Rhododendron vialii isolate Sample 1 chromosome 3a, ASM3025357v1 harbors:
- the LOC131318787 gene encoding hexose carrier protein HEX6-like, with amino-acid sequence MAMGIAIGSDQGAAGEYNGRMTLFVVLSCMMAAMGGVIFGYDIGISGGVTSMEPFLKKFFPEVNTKMKEDTKISNYCKFDSQLLTSFTSSLYVAGLIASFFASSVTKAFGRKPSILIGGAAFLAGAALGGAALNVYMLICGRVLLGVGVGFANQSVPLYLSEMAPPRYRGAINNGFQFSVGIGALSANLINYGTQKIKGGWGWRISLAMAAVPALILTLGALFLPETPNSLIQQNTDPQTAKSMLQRIRGTQDVQAELDDLIKASEISKNIKHPFKKIIQKKYRPQLVMAIAIPFLQQVTGINVIAFYAPLVFRTMGIGESASLMSSVVTGVVGTGSTFISMLIVDKLGRRVLLLVGGIQMLASQVMIGVVLATQLGDHGGVSEGYAVLVLVLICVYVAGFGWSWGPLGWLIPSEIFPLEIRSAGQSINVAVNFLFTFVVAQTFLAMLCHFKSGIFFFFGGWVAVMTVFVYLFLPETKNVPMEQMGRVWREHWFWKRVVGEEYDASKMEE; translated from the exons aTGGCAATGGGAATAGCAATAGGGAGTGATCAAGGTGCAGCAGGGGAATACAATGGGAGGATGACTTTATTTGTGGTGTTATCTTGCATGATGGCTGCCATGGGAGGAGTTATTTTCGGCTACGATATTGGAATTTCAG GTGGAGTGACCTCAATGGAACCATTCCTGAAGAAATTCTTCCCAGAAGTGAACACAAAGATGAAAGAAGACACCAAGATTAGCAACTACTGCAAATTTGACAGCCAGTTGTTGACCTCATTCACATCCTCCCTCTATGTGGCTGGCCTCATTGCTTCCTTCTTTGCCTCATCCGTCACCAAAGCTTTTGGGCGCAAACCCTCAATCCTCATCGGAGGAGCTGCATTCCTTGCAGGGGCAGCCCTTGGTGGCGCAGCTTTAAATGTCTACATGCTAATCTGTGGCCGCGTCTTGCTCGGTGTTGGTGTTGGCTTTGCAAACCAG TCAGTGCCACTATATCTCTCAGAAATGGCTCCACCAAGATACAGAGGAGCAATCAACAATGGCTTCCAATTCAGCGTCGGCATCGGTGCTCTCTCAGCAAACCTCATCAACTACGGCACACAAAAGATCAAAGGCGGCTGGGGTTGGAGGATCTCCTTAGCCATGGCAGCAGTCCCCGCTTTGATCCTAACTCTCGGCGCCCTCTTCCTCCCCGAAACACCCAACAGCCTAATCCAACAAAACACCGATCCCCAGACGGCCAAATCGATGCTACAACGAATCAGAGGCACCCAAGACGTCCAAGCGGAACTAGACGACCTTATCAAAGCTAGCGAAATCTCGAAAAACATCAAACAcccattcaaaaaaatcattcagaaaaaatacCGGCCTCAGTTGGTCATGGCAATAGCAATACCCTTTTTACAACAAGTCACTGGCATCAACGTGATTGCGTTTTACGCTCCCCTTGTTTTTCGGACGATGGGTATTGGCGAAAGTGCTTCGCTGATGTCATCGGTTGTGACGGGAGTGGTGGGTACCGGGTCCACGTTCATATCCATGTTGATCGTTGATAAGCTTGGGAGGAGAGTTTTGCTTTTGGTCGGGGGAATTCAAATGTTGGCGTCACAAGTAATGATCGGAGTGGTACTAGCAACTCAGTTGGGGGACCATGGTGGGGTGAGCGAAGGGTATGCCGTTTTGGTCCTGGTTTTGATATGCGTTTACGTTGCAGGGTTTGGGTGGTCGTGGGGTCCGTTGGGGTGGTTGATTCCCAGCGAGATCTTCCCGCTGGAAATACGGTCGGCGGGGCAGAGCATCAACGTGGCTGTGAATTTTTTGTTCACCTTTGTTGTGGCTCAGACTTTTTTGGCTATGCTTTGCCATTTCAAGTCTgggattttcttctttttcgggGGGTGGGTGGCGGTGATGACAGTGTTTGTTTACTTGTTTTTGCCGGAGACTAAGAATGTGCCGATGGAACAGATGGGTAGAGTGTGGAGGGAACACTGGTTTTGGAAGAGAGTTGTGGGGGAGGAGTATGATGCGAGCAAAATGGAGGAATAA
- the LOC131319156 gene encoding expansin-B18-like: MATNNAYHLPHLFVSCLLTTLFCFCEFCYCFHPKQAMNLSTAAVEWSPAEIPKYQKKRKWSPAGATWYGSPDGAGSDGGACGYGDAVSKPPFNSMITAISPSLYKSGKGCGACYQVKCTTNPSCSGNPVRVVVTDLCPGGPCVPESIHFDLSGTAFGALAKPGEQDKLRGAGVLQIEHARVPCDYAGTTIAFRVDPGSNPYYFAVAPQFEEADGDLASVDLKEATSTTAGPDEWKPMQQSWGAVWKLESGSALQAPFSIRLTSGNTGRILVANDVIPAGWQPGAIYPSLVNYL; the protein is encoded by the exons ATGGCTACTAACAATGCATATCACTTGCCACACCTCTTTGTCTCGTGTTTACTAACTACTTTGTTTTGCTTCTGTGAGTTCTGCTACTGTTTCCACCCCAAACAAGCTATGAATTTGTCAACTGCGGCGGTCGAATGGTCACCTGCAGAaattccgaagtaccaaaagaaaagaaaatggtcGCCCGCTGGTGCAACTTGGTACGGCAGTCCTGATGGAGCTGGAAGTGATg GAGGAGCTTGTGGATATGGAGATGCAGTGTCAAAGCCTCCTTTCAATTCCATGATTACAGCTATTAGCCCATCTCTCTACAAATCCGGCAAAGGATGTGGAGCTTGTTACCAG GTGAAATGTACGACGAACCCGTCGTGTTCAGGCAATCCGGTGAGGGTGGTGGTAACAGATCTTTGCCCCGGAGGCCCCTGCGTGCCGGAGTCGATTCATTTTGATCTAAGTGGGACTGCATTTGGTGCCTTAGCAAAGCCTGGTGAACAAGACAAGCTCCGTGGTGCAGGAGTCCTGCAAATTGAACATGCACG TGTTCCATGCGATTACGCAGGAACTACCATAGCCTTCCGGGTTGACCCGGGGTCGAACCCTTACTACTTCGCGGTAGCACCTCAATTCGAAGAGGCGGATGGTGATCTTGCTAGCGTTGATCTAAAGGAAGCTACGTCAACTACTGCTGGACCAGATGAATGGAAACCCATGCAGCAATCTTGGGGTGCTGTTTGGAAGCTCGAATCCGGGTCGGCATTACAAGCTCCTTTTTCTATCCGGTTGACGTCCGGTAACACCGGCAGGATCCTCGTGGCAAACGACGTGATACCAGCTGGTTGGCAGCCTGGTGCTATTTATCCATCCTTGGTTAACTACCTTTGA